ttggactaggagggcgcccccccccttcttccttctcccctcttcctccttccctccttctcctactaggaataggaaagaggaggggaaacctacttggactggggagtcctagtaggattccccacacctggcgcccccccttgggcaggccacctcttccctcccctcctttatatacgtggccagaggcaccccatagacacacaagctgatcttttagccgtgtgcggtgcccccttcacagttacacacctcgttcatatcgttgtagtgcttaggtgaagccctgtgccggtaacttcatcatcaccatcgccacgccgtcgtgctgacgaaactctccctcggcctcaactggatcaagagtacgagggacgtcatcgagctgaacgtgtgctgaacgtggaggtgtcgtgcgttcggtacttgatcggttggatcgcgaagaagttcgactacatcaaccgcgttattgaaacgcttccgctttcggtctacgagggtacgtggacacactctcccctctcgttgctatgcatcacctagatagatcttgcgtgattgtaggaaaaaatttaaaattactgcgttccccaacaatatttcAACCCAAATTATTGATTTGACAcatgggaagccaaagaatatttacaaaccttagaagttgagttgtcaatttaaccatacCTGAAAAGTTATTTCATTGCAACAAAgtattagtagcacagtaatatgatagatttgatagtagtggtaacaatagCAATAGTAATAGTAGGGGCAACGGTAGCAATTTTGCAGTAATAGCAAGAGTAACAATAGTAGTGATTCAAGCAAAGACAATATTATGAGAAAGTGTAGCCATGTAATAGCAATGGATATTTGGATGgcattcgtcatgtaacagtcacaacATAGAGCGAtgcacaatagctccaattcatcaatcatgtgcaggcatgtattccgtatatagttatACAttcttataataagaacttgcataacatcttttatcctaccctcctgcGGCAGCGGGTTCCTAATGGAATCTAAGAGTAATTAAGGCGcacattttaatagagaactgaaacataatgaaactttcTCTTTCATTATTTTCTCGGGAAGATGGTACTTATGGACCTGGAGGTAGGGCAAACGGAGGCTCGAGGGCCCCACAAGCTCaaatggcgcgcccctagggggcgccccttTAGCTTGTGGCTCTGTGGTGGCCCCCTTCTGGTAGTTCTCTAcgctggtattttttatatatttcaaaatagcTCTTCGTAAAATTTCGTTTGATTCCAAGAactttttatttctacacaaaaacaaaaccaaagtagttctgctgaaaacaacgtcagtccgagttagtttcattcaaatcaggcAATTGGAGTCtagacaagagcaaaagtgtttggaaaatttgatatattggagacgtatcattcacatTGTTATGTATACACTCATGGAGAAAGAATATTCTTGTGTCATATGAATATGGGTTGATCCTGCGGGTGTTTCACCGTTTTAGCCATAGCATTCATATCCAAACTCCGGTTTGTGTGTTCTTCGGCTCGCCTTCAATCTATCAACGTACTCTTGATCATCACATTGATTTCGACATCGTTGGCCAACAAACGTTTGGAGGAATATCATGGACGCTCAACATCTCCACCAACCATTGATCTTGTTTCATCGCTTCATTGCCCAAGCATCATCAAAGTGTCCATTGGATACTGTCTACATCGACAATCACCACGTCCATCACCCATGACTACGTTTTTTTAGCATCATTACAGACACAAGCgcttatatacacgcgcatacactcacccctattaaacgcacacacgcacaccctacccctatgaacacctctgagagactgagccaacatatcatcttgagatttacgaagccactgtaggcgcctcgtcgtcgatgggaacgtctcctcacactgaaagcgcatcgccggaaatcttgaaataaatccaggaataatgcgagcaccaggatttgaaccctgatgggttggggataccactgtccacctaaccatctcaaccacaggttggttcgcatccATGACTACGTCATCAACAACAACCACTTCATCTTTTGACACTTTTACTGGAGGCAAGGCCCACACATACCTACTTCGTCAAGGCTAAAGGTGGCGTAAGGCATCATTCCGTCACAAGCTTTGCCTTTCACCTTGCCATTACCTTCTTTAGCCATTCTACCCTTTTCCATTTCCTTGAAATTATTGAGACTAGCTATTTGAGTATTGCCACCATGGGTGAAATTTTCATCATATACATCATTGCTATCTTGAGCATCGCATAGTGAGCATCATATACATATTTTGGTGTTCTTAAGCAGACATCATTGCTATCTTGAGCATCATATACAACTTCATCATATACATCATTGCTATCATGAGCACCATATACATCTTCTGGTGTACTTTGTACTActttgacagttgatgaatagatcgcaaattttttcgcaaaaaaattagtttgcatatcatgtcatgtatacATGACTAAACTCATAGAGAATTTCTTTTCCCTTTATTTAGAGTAGACTTGGGAGAATCTATGCACGGACGTGTTCATCTCAGTTTATGTGTATAGCCTATTTCCTCTGCATCATGTGGTCAGAGGCCAGAGGGTAACAGCTACTCAGCCCCTGTGCAGGGTGAAGCTGTCGTACACCTTGCCGTCGCTGGACCGCCGGTACTCGAACTGGAGCGACCTGGCGTCGGACGCCGTGAGCTTGCCGAACCCGTAGTCCATCTCCCGGTACACGCTCCACGGCGGGGCCACGGCGGTGAAGTTGCTCAGGTGGCTGCCGCCGCCCCCGACGACGACGTGGACGGTGCCGTGCCCGTCCGGCACGCACCTCTCCTCGTAGACGGGGCACGTCCGCTCGTACTGGTGGACGTGGCCGTAGAAGGCGACGTCCACCCGGTGGCGCCGCCACAGCCCTTCCAGGCTCTGCCGCGCCATGGGCTCCGCGAACATCCCGTCGTAGCCGTAGAAGAAGCCCGAGGAGTAGCCGAGGACGCGGTGCGCGATGAAGACCACCCACGGCTGCTTCGCCCGGTCCACGCTGCCCAGGCAGCGGTCCAGGAACCTGTACTGCTCCGTGCCCTCCCGCCAGTCGTGCTCGCTGTCCGCCACGCAGAACCGGAACATCCCGTAGTCCATGGAGTACCTGCCCAAGCGCCCAGCACGAGGTTAAACTAAGTAACCATCACCATGGATGCATGCCCTACCTGCAGTGCTGCCATTGATGATGACAAGAGTGTAAATATAGTACCAGTAGTTGTCCCTCTTCTCCGTCGGCGCGTAGTACATGGTCTCGGCCGGCACCCCGCACTCGCCGCCGGAGTCCGTGCCGTTGTACAGCGACCCACTGTTGGGGAAATCTCGCTCGTGGTTCCCGCTGCAGCACCGATCGATCACGGAGTCATCAAAGTTATTATCACAGAGTGAATTGATTCATGAAATGCTAGCTTTTCggggattttttttttttttttttgtaaaACAGGATGAATGAACCTGCATACCTTGCGATCATGTAGGGCACCTTGGAGGTGATCGGTTCGACCTGCTGCGTGAACTGATCCCACTGTGAGAGATACCCGTTAGCGTAGGAGATGTCGCCGATGTGGAAGACGATGTCGGTGTTGTCGAGGTCCCTGATCAGCGCGTCGGTGGTGTTGAGTGACGCAGGCTGGTAATTCTGGTACTCGTTGCTTCCGTCCCTCTCGTCCTATAAACCAGGGCAGCATGTTAGTTCACAAGGAccatgtatttggcacaccatgtgatAAATCATATGTTTACCTTTCCTATAAACATGTAATAAATCTACACTTTTCCTATAGCAATCTGAATTGCATGTGCTGTCATATTTTTACCTTTCCCATGTCGCCAAAAATAACAACCCTCTGCAGCGACTTCTGCCCGGGATAAGGAGGTGCTCTGAAAGATTTTGGCTTGCCCCATATAACCTTTCCATCATGGAGCATGTGTCCGATTTTGTAGTAGTATCTGCAAGTGAGAAATTGCATTGTGAGACTAGTAATTACTAACAATTGAGACAACTCTCTGTAAGACAGTGGACTGCAATTTACTCTTTCTCTGGTGACAGATTCTTGAGGAAAGCTGTGTGTATGGAGCCTGGATCCCTCCAACCAACACTACGAGCAGGCTCTCCTGAACAACCAAATATTCCAAATCAGGTAAGAAACATTTAGAACCATGGTCATGGATACACCCGAACACCAAAGACATGCATCATATTCATACCACAGAGGCTTTCACGACCGAAGGTGACAGTGTCAGCTGGTGCGTGCCCAGGACGGCTCCCTTTCTTGCCCCATTCAACGAAGGGGTGCGCCTCACTGATGCCATAGCCGCTTGTCCATGTGACAGTCATCTAGCATGACATAGCAGAAACCGGCCGTTCAGTGAACCTTCAACAGCAGATATAAACATAACCAGCAATCGACATGAAGTGCCAGCAAAACCTCACCTCGTTCCATGTTTTCCCGACCGCTAGGCGTGGGTAAACCGGCGCTTTCGGGTTCGCGAAGACGATCCTGTTCGACACCGCCACGAGCGTTGGCTGCAAAATGAATTAGATGAAGTCAGTGTGTTTTTTCTTTTGTGATTGAAAGTGGATAACGCAGCAGGGCGTGATGTGCTAGTAACTCACATTTGAGAGTCCACCGGTGAAGAATCCGAAGGAGAAATCCTGGCGCTGGTTGATCAGCTGGAACTTGAGAGCCCCTGTCCCTGACCTGTTATAACCTGACGAGTAGTTTGCAAACTGATACTGAAACCAGCACAAAGAAGTAATTCAAGTCAAGACTTGGAACTCCCATCCAAACTCTGAAGAATGTGAAGATTGCTCTGCTCAATGTATATCTGACGGACCTTTATTGGCGCGGAGCATATCGCAGGGCCAGGGCCTGACCCATGGGAAGCAGGGCATGTGGACGCACTGCAGGAAAGAGCAAGAAGTAATCAGATCAGGGACACCACTACCACAGTTGAAAATCTGAAGGTTGAGAAAACGAAAATGTGCTACAGTAGGTCATACTTGAAATTGGAAGGGGAGAATACCCCGATCCAGTCGCCGTCGCTTGCACGTGGTATTTTGAATTCTACGGTCACCCAAGCCGTATCTTCGGCCTGGCGTCCACAATATCGTGTCAGTTTTTTTTTGTTACATGTAGGGGAAAAAAACTAGTCCCTCCCTCTGTTGCATAATGTAAGACGTTAGGACGAAAGAAATGAGGTAAACGGGAATCAGGCTCGAGTAATCACGCGTGCATATTCCATGGAATGTACCATCAGTTTGACCTGGGGCAGGGCAGTGGGCACGCGCGGTGTGAAGGCAGAGCGATAAGAGTGGGCGGACGTCAGCAGTGGAGGAATATCCACGACACGGCACGCGACCATCTCTCTCGCTCCATGGGTTGACTTGACTTGAATAATGGAGGCACATGCACGATTGATTGATCGATCGATCTTTGGCACTTTGTCCCGAGGGGCGATTGGGAGGACGGAGGATGCACACACGGCCAGGGTGGGTGCGCCGAGAAAACGGCCGGCCGCCGGCAAACCAGGCATCCCAGGTCGACTGGAAGACAACTGGCTGGTGGCTGCTAGTGCGATGCGTTGGGCCAACTGGCAAAGGATGCATATGCATGCCAGTGCAAAGGCGGGAATGAAAACGACATGCTTCATCACTGCGCAGGAACGCTCCAGAGCTCGGCCGGCCGTGCAGGACGACGGCAAAGGATCGAGTTCCAAGTTTCAGAGTAATATTTTGCGGAGTTTCTCAAGAATCGGAACGGCAATAGCTCGAAGAGTACCATGCTTGTGCGCAGTACAGCTTCTACTCTACGTGCTAGAGCTAAAGCAGAAGCAGGCGCTGCCTACGTCGTACCTACCGGCCTCCAGAACTGACAACTGTGGACATGGAGTAGCCACTGCTACTGCTAGAGCTAGTAAAAAGGGCAATGGAAAGAAAGAGGCGCAGGAAGGAAGGAAGGTCCAAGGTGCTGCGTACCCGCGAGCCGAGGAGGTTGGGCGACGCGCgcacggcggcggacgcgtccaggGCGACGCGGGCGCGGTGGATGGCGATCCGCGACAGCGGGTGCACGCCGTGCCCGTCGGCGCCTCCGCCCCAGCACGTGGCGAGCAGGAGCAAGGGCAGCCACGGGGCGAGGCGGCCGCTGCCTCCTCCTCTCATGTCTCCCTGCTTGCTTGCTGCTGCTGTGAGCGAGCTTTGGTCAGAGCAGGGAACCGGGGCCGGCTTTCCTTTCTTTTATGGAAATGGAAGGAAGGAACACGCGCCGTGCCACGACAGTAGAGGAGAGAAGGCGACTGCGCGAGAGAGGGGGCGGGTCGACACGGTCTTGACTCTGCTCTGCAACGTGTGGTGGGTTTAGGCTCTTTTGTA
Above is a window of Triticum dicoccoides isolate Atlit2015 ecotype Zavitan chromosome 5B, WEW_v2.0, whole genome shotgun sequence DNA encoding:
- the LOC119311002 gene encoding probable inactive purple acid phosphatase 27 — encoded protein: MRGGGSGRLAPWLPLLLLATCWGGGADGHGVHPLSRIAIHRARVALDASAAVRASPNLLGSRAEDTAWVTVEFKIPRASDGDWIGVFSPSNFNASTCPASHGSGPGPAICSAPIKYQFANYSSGYNRSGTGALKFQLINQRQDFSFGFFTGGLSNPTLVAVSNRIVFANPKAPVYPRLAVGKTWNEMTVTWTSGYGISEAHPFVEWGKKGSRPGHAPADTVTFGRESLCGEPARSVGWRDPGSIHTAFLKNLSPEKEYYYKIGHMLHDGKVIWGKPKSFRAPPYPGQKSLQRVVIFGDMGKDERDGSNEYQNYQPASLNTTDALIRDLDNTDIVFHIGDISYANGYLSQWDQFTQQVEPITSKVPYMIASGNHERDFPNSGSLYNGTDSGGECGVPAETMYYAPTEKRDNYWYSMDYGMFRFCVADSEHDWREGTEQYRFLDRCLGSVDRAKQPWVVFIAHRVLGYSSGFFYGYDGMFAEPMARQSLEGLWRRHRVDVAFYGHVHQYERTCPVYEERCVPDGHGTVHVVVGGGGSHLSNFTAVAPPWSVYREMDYGFGKLTASDARSLQFEYRRSSDGKVYDSFTLHRG